In one window of Festucalex cinctus isolate MCC-2025b chromosome 14, RoL_Fcin_1.0, whole genome shotgun sequence DNA:
- the yipf4 gene encoding protein YIPF4 yields the protein MQFSPNNGDFTFVSSTEAQELSGTIAAPDIKLNMGSDSAKDPYATAFLRQRGYGWLLEVEEDDGEETKPLLDELDIDVKDIYYKIRCVLMPMPSLGYNRQVVRDNPDFWGPLAVVLLFSMISIYGQFRVVSWIITIWIFGSLTIFLLARVLGGEVSYGQVLGVIGYSLLPLIVISPLLLVIGGFEVVSTFIKLFGVFWAAYSAASLLVGDEFKTKKPLLIYPIFLLYIYFLSLYTGV from the exons ATGCAGTTTTCTCCAAACAACGGGGACTTTACATTCGTCTCCTCTACAGAGGCGCAAG AGCTTAGTGGCACAATCGCTGCCCCTGATATTAAACTGAATATGGGCAGTGACAGTGCTAAAGACCCTTATGCCACGGCCTTCCTGAGGCAACGAGGTTACGGTTGGCTGCTGGAGGTGGAGGAAGATGATGGCGAAGAGACCAAACCTCTTCT TGATGAACTCGACATTGACGTGAAGGACATCTATTACAAGATTCGCTGTGTGCTTATGCCAATGCCATCGTTGGGCTACAACAGACAGGTGGTCAGAGATAACCCGGACTTCTGGGGCCCTCTTGCTGTGGTGCTTCTGTTCTCCATGATCTCAATCTATGGACAATTTCGG GTGGTTTCCTGGATCATCACCATCTGGATATTTGGATCACTAACAATTTTTCTCTTGGCTCGTGTTCTTGGCGGTGAG GTTTCCTACGGTCAGGTCCTTGGAGTGATTGGATATTCCCTTCTTCCGCTAATTGTTATATCCCCGTTGCTGCTTGTGATTGGAGGTTTTGAGGTGGTTTCTACCTTCATCAAA CTGTTTGGCGTTTTCTGGGCCGCTTACAGCGCTGCGTCACTGCTGGTCGGCgatgaatttaaaacaaagaaGCCTCTTCTCATATATCCCATTTTCCTTTTGTACATTTACTTCCTATCACTCTATACCGGTGTTTGA
- the exo1 gene encoding exonuclease 1 produces MGIPGLLQFIKDAGEPIHVKKYKGQTVAIDTYCWLHKGAFACAEKLAKGEPTDQYVWYCMKYLDMLFSFNVKPILVFDGRNLPSKREVEKARRQRREANLQKGRQLLRDGKLSEARDCFTRCVDITPAMAHNVIKAARARGVDCVVAPYEADAQLAYLTKSGLAHAVITEDSDLLAFGCKKVILKMDKQGNGLEIDQSNLGRCRTLGNVFTEEKFRYMCILSGCDYLASLHGIGLGKACKLLRLAKEPDILKVIKKMGQYLKMDLVVPQEYIEGFVRANQTFLYQLVFDPVSRKIVPLNPYEEDINPATLTYAGVPVGHDTALQMALGNLDINTMKKIDDFNPDNPMTQPTKKRSSSWNENRVPSPSGHSIWSRRMKTASIIPAQSAASPDKPPTTRGKERVISLAGIRLPCKSVQVKRPREDSRLSDQDVLQQYSSDLKRSKPDRQPEISKLILVGRPRNRFATLLQRRNLDVDDEDQAISSRFFSNSSSATCNTKESAQVGFGQCVEPKATNPTERTSNPGAQNNDGDGSEGPEIPSVETPSPPSSMDSSSGSQGLRLFNWSDSSPVTDQSQTLKCSSGLDALQQFQYKKNSFSLSAKSSIHRSQKGEDDLKDSPSQDSAYFSQSQPSLDSLCKDETPEGSLDSFHSVPETESKGDSESEQIPTRSNKTKNTFGMLQLKVSGLSKPKFSSLAKPTKMQALGPARASGLRKKSSAYNENNPSFQATISSLWTNYCFKKDPLKMVSCKKGEPMSALEDDLVAS; encoded by the exons ATGGGCATCCCTGGCCTGCTGCAGTTTATTAAAGATGCAGGAGAGCCAATCCATGTGAAGAAATACAAAGGTCAGACGGTGGCCATAGACACGTACTGTTGGCTTCATAAAGGAGCATTTGCATGTGCAGAGAAGCTCGCAAAAGGAGAACCAACAGATCA GTATGTATGGTACTGCATGAAATATTTGGACATGCTATTTTCCTTCAATGTGAAACCAATTCTAGTTTTCGATGGACGCAATCTACCTTCAAAGCGAGAAGTGGAAAAGGCTCGCAGACA GCGTCGAGAAGCAAACCTTCAAAAAGGCCGGCAACTGCTACGAGATGGCAAACTTTCTGAAGCCAGAGACTGTTTTACGCGGTGTGTCGACATCACTCCAGCCATGGCTCATAATGTGATTAAG GCTGCGAGGGCAAGGGGAGTTGACTGCGTTGTGGCCCCATATGAAGCTGATGCTCAACTGGCCTATCTGACGAAGTCTGGTTTGGCTCATGCAGTCatcacggaagattctgaccttCTGGCATTTGGCTGTAAAAAG GTGATCCTAAAAATGGACAAGCAGGGTAACGGCCTGGAGATTGACCAGAGTAACCTTGGTCGATGTCGCACTCTGGGCAATGTTTTCACAGAGGAAAAGTTTCGCTATATGTGCATACTCTCCGGCTGTGACTACCTGGCCTCTCTGCATGGTATTGGCCTGGGAAAGGCTTGCAAGCTACTGAGACTGGCAAAAGAACCTGATATCCTAAAG GTGATCAAGAAAATGGGCCAGTACTTAAAGATGGATCTAGTGGTCCCTCAAGAGTACATCGAGGGATTTGTCAGAGCCAATCAGACCTTCCTTTACCAGCTGGTGTTTGATCCTGTCAGTAGGAAGATTGTCCCCCTCAACCCGTATGAAGAGGACATCAACCCAGCCACTCTCACCTATGCTGGAGT TCCTGTAGGACATGATACAGCCTTACAGATGGCCTTAGGAAACCTTGACATCAACACAATGAAGAAGATTGATGACTTCAACCCAGACAATCCTATGACACAG cccacaaaaaaacgtagttcCAGCTGGAATGAGAACCGGGTCCCCAGTCCCTCTGGGCACAGTATTTGGAGTAGAAGAATGAAGACAGCGTCTATTATACCGGCCCAGTCTGCTGCCTCCCCTGACAAGCCTCCAACCACCAGGGGGAAGGAGAGAGTCATCAGCCTGGCTGGGATCAGGCTTCCCTGCAAAAGTGTGCAAGTGAAGAGACCACGAGAAG ACAGCAGACTATCAGATCAAGATGTTCTACAGCAGTACTCTTCCGATTTGAAGCGATCCAAGCCAGACCGGCAGCCCGAAATATCCAAGTTAATACTAGTCGGTCGGCCACGCAACCGCTTTGCCACACTCCTACAGAGGAGGAACCTTGATGTCGATGACGAAGATCAGGCCATAAGCAGCAG ATTCTTCAGCAATTCCAGTTCAGCTACCTGCAATACCAAGGAATCTGCTCAGGTGGGTTTCGGTCAATGTGTGGAGCCCAAAGCTACAAACCCAACTGAGCGCACGTCCAACCCCGGGGCCCAGAACAATGACGGCGATGGCTCAGAAGGCCCAGAAATCCCATCTGTGGAAACACCCAGTCCACCTTCTTCTATGGATAGCAGTTCAGGCAGTCAGGGTCTCAGGCTGTTTAATTGGTCAGACAGTTCGCCTGTTACTGATCAATCACAGACACTCAAATGCAGTTCAGGCCTGGATGCCCTTCAGCAGTTCCAGTATAAGAAGAACAGTTTCTCCTTATCCGCTAAATCCTCTATTCATAGAAGTCAAAAAGGGGAGGACGACCTCAAAGACTCTCCTTCCCAGGACAGCGCCTATTTTTCTCAATCCCAGCCTTCCCTTGATTCCTTATGCAAGGACGAAACACCCGAGGGTAGCCTCGACTCCTTCCATTCAGTGCCT GAAACGGAATCAAAAGGCGATTCAGAGTCAGAGCAGATTCCCACACGCTCAAACAAAACCAAGAATACATTTGGAATGTTACAATTAAAG GTTAGTGGTCTGTCAAAGCCCAAGTTCAGCAGTCTGGCGAAACCCACAAAGATGCAAGCATTGGGCCCAGCAAGGGCCAGTGGATTGAGGAAGAAATCCTCCGCATACAACGAGAACAATCCTAGTTTCCAGGCTACCATCAGCAGTCTGTGGACGAATTACTGcttcaaaaa AGATCCTCTCAAGATGGTGTCTTGCAAGAAAGGAGAGCCGATGTCTGCGCTTGAAGACGACCTGGTGGCTAGTTAA